The following proteins come from a genomic window of Diceros bicornis minor isolate mBicDic1 chromosome 4, mDicBic1.mat.cur, whole genome shotgun sequence:
- the LOC131404745 gene encoding complement receptor type 2-like isoform X6: MVPTKQQMESSTASVLQGYRLNGKSSSQCVSEGMRVLWNNKFPVCERIFCDPPPPIKNGWSSYLSGPIPLDTVVRYSCASVFRLIGERNIFCRSKDQVKGVWDKAAPTCEYYNKHTVCSEPIVPGGYRNKMSKPPYRHGDSVTFTCNFNFTMKGNKSVWCQANKTWGPTPLPTCESDFPLECPSLPMIANGHHTGENVGPFVPGLSVTYSCEPGYLLVGQKTIRCLSSGYWSAGIPRCKEAQCKPPGPLPNGQIKGPPRFRVGVTVNFSCNEGYRLQGQPFSQCVIVGQVASWTKIPVCKEILCPAPPPIVNGRHTGSSSGNVPYGSTVTYTCDPDPEKGVNFILIGKHSIRCTTNSEKTGTWSGPAPRCELSVSAVQCLPPQILRGQILSEQKDQYSYNDTVVFACEFGFTMKGSKRIRCNAQGTWEPSAPVCEKECQAPPKILNGRKEDRQLIRFDPGTSIKYSCDPGYVLVGEQSIRCTSDGVWTPTAPKCKVAECKPIGKQLFIKPQDQFIRPDVNSSCDEGYRLGESVYQLCQGMVPWFMEIRLCKEITCPPPPVINNGIHTGSSSEGFLYGTTVTYTCNPGPERGVKFNLIGESTIRCTSNDQKRGIWSGPAPLCKLSLPAVQCSDAHVANGYKVSGKEAPYFYNDSVTFKCDKGFTLKGSSQIRCKANNTWDPEVPVCEKGCQPPSGLHHGRHTGGNRVLFVSGMAVDYTCDPGYLLVGNKSIHCLSSGNWSPSAPRCEEAPCQSVREDLQELPVDWHVVQVNTSCQDGYQLTGHAYRKCEDAENGVWYQKIPLCKVIQCQPPPVIDNGRHTGVMEEHFLYGKEVSYTCDQGFYLLGEKSIQCISDSKGHGTWSGPPPQCLKSSPVTHCPNPEVRHGYKLNKTHSSYSHNDIVYIACNPGFIMNGSHSIRCHTNNKWVPGIPTCIKKAFLGCHPPLTIPNANHTGGDIARFSPGMSILYTCNQGYLLVGEALLLCTHEGTWSQPAPYCKGVNCSSPEHMNGIQKGLEPGKMYQYGAIVTLECEDGYTLEGSPQSQCQDNHGWNPPLAVCKSPSSFAPLLFCGLSAGLVLLIFLISVSLCMILKHRERNYYTNTNLKEDLRLETQEVYSIDPYNPAS, translated from the exons ATGGTGCCAACCAAACAGCAAATGGAATCCTCCACTGCCAGTGTGCTTCAAGG GTACCGGTTAAATGGCAAATCTTCTAGTCAGTGTGTCTCAGAAGGAATGAGAGTACTCTGGAACAATAAGTTTCCTGTCTGTGAAC GGATTTTTTGTGACCCTCCTCCTCCTATCAAAAATGGTTGGAGTAGTTACCTTTCTGGCCCCATACCTCTTGACACTGTGGTAAGGTACAGTTGTGCAAGTGTCTTCCGCCTCAttggagaaagaaatattttttgtagAAGTAAAGACCAAGTGAAAGGAGTCTGGGATAAAGCTGCTCCTACATGTGAATATTACAATAAACATACTGTTTGCTCTGAGCCCATAGTACCAGGGggatacagaaataaaatgtctaaACCACCATACAGACACGGTGATTCTGTGACATTTACCTGTAATTTCAACTTCACCATGAAAGGAAACAAATCTGTTTGGTGCCAAGCAAATAAAACGTGGGGTCCGACGCCACTACCAACCTGTGAGAGTG attTCCCCCTGGAGTGTCCATCACTTCCCATGATCGCCAATGGACATCACACAGGGGAGAATGTTGGCCCCTTTGTCCCAGGATTGTCTGTGACTTACAGCTGTGAACCTGGCTACTTGCTTGTTGGACAGAAGACGATTAGATGTCTGTCTTCAGGATACTGGAGTGCTGGTATTCCCAGATGTAAAG AGGCACAGTGTAAACCTCCAGGACCACTTCCCAATGGGCAGATAAAGGGGCCTCCAAGGTTTCGGGTTGGCGTAACTGTaaacttttcctgtaatgaaGG GTATCGATTACAAGGCCAACCGTTTAGTCAGTGCGTAATTGTGGGACAGGTCGCTTCATGGACCAAGATACCAGTATGTAAAG AAATTCTTTGCCCAGCACCTCCTCCTATTGTCAATGGAAGACATACAGGCAGCTCTTCAGGGAACGTTCCATATGGAAGCACAGTCACTTACACTTGTGACCCGGACCCAGAGAAGGGAGTGAACTTCATCCTTATTGGGAAGCACAGTATCCGTTGTACCACTAATAGTGAGAAGACTGGGACCTGGAGTGGCCCTGCCCCACGCTGTGAACTTTCTGTTTCTGCGGTTCAGTGTCTACCTCCCCAGATCCTAAGAGGCCAAATATTATCTGAGCAGAAAGATCAATATTCCTATAATGACACTGTGGTATTTGCTTGTGAGTTTGGCTTCACCATGAAGGGCAGCAAGAGAATCCGATGTAATGCTCAAGGCACGTGGGAGCCATCAGCACCAGTCTGTGAAAAGG aGTGCCAAGCCCCTCCTAAAATCCTCAATGGGCGAAAGGAAGATAGACAACTGATTCGCTTTGACCCTGGAACATCCATCAAGTATAGCTGTGACCCTGGCTATGTGCTGGTGGGAGAACAATCCATACGTTGTACCTCTGACGGGGTGTGGACACCCACTGCCCCCAAATGCAAAG TGGCAGAGTGTAAACCTATAGGAAAACAACTCTTTATAAAACCCCAGGATCAATTTATCAGACCAGATGTTAACTCTTCTTGTGATGAAGG GTACCGGTTAGGTGAGAGTGTTTATCAGCTGTGTCAAGGCATGGTTCCTTGGTTTATGGAGATTCGTCTTTGTAAAG AAATCACCTGCCCACCACCTCCTGTTATAAACAATGGGATACACACAGGGAGTTCCTCAGAAGGTTTTCTATATGGAACCACAGTCACTTACACATGTAACCCTGGGCCAGAGAGAGGAGTGAAATTCAACCTCATTGGAGAGAGCACCATCCGTTGTACAAGTAACGATCAAAAGAGGGGCATCTGGAGTGGCCCTGCTCCTCTCTGTAAACTTTCCCTCCCTGCTGTTCAGTGCTCAGATGCCCATGTTGCAAATGGATACAAGGTATCTGGCAAGGAAGCCCCATATTTCTACAACGACAGTGTGACATTCAAATGTGATAAAGGATTTACTTTGAAGGGCAGCAGTCAGATTCGTTGCAAAGCCAATAACACCTGGGATCCTGAAGTACCAGTTTGTGAAAAAG GCTGCCAGCCACCTTCTGGGCTCCACCATGGTCGCCATACAGGTGGAAATAGGGTGCTCTTTGTCTCTGGGATGGCTGTAGACTACACCTGTGACCCTGGCTACTTACTTGTGGGAAACAAATCCATTCACTGTTTGTCTTCAGGAAATTGGAGTCCTTCTGCCCCTCGGTGTGAAG AAGCACCATGCCAGTCTGTGAGAGAAGATCTTCAAGAGCTTCCAGTTGATTGGCACGTGGTACAAGTTAATACATCCTGTCAAGATGG GTACCAGTTGACTGGACATGCTTATCGGAAGTGTGAAGATGCTGAAAATGGGGTTTGGTACCAAAAGATTCCACTTTGTaaag TTATTCAGTGTCAACCTCCACCAGTGATTGATAATGGGAGGCACACAGGTGTGATGGAAGAACATTTTCTATATGGAAAGGAAGTCTCTTATACATGTGACCAAGGATTCTATCTTCTGGGAGAGAAAAGTATACAATGCATAAGTGATTCTAAAGGACATGGAACTTGGAGTGGACCTCCCCCACAGTGCTTAAAATCTTCTCCTGTGACTCACTGCCCTAACCCGGAAGTCAGACATGGATACAAGCTAAATAAAACTCATTCTTCATATTCCCACAATGACATAGTATACATTGCCTGCAACCCTGGCTTCATCATGAATGGCAGTCATTCGATTAGGTGTCATACCAATAACAAATGGGTGCCAGGTATACCAACTTGTATCAAAAAGG CCTTCTTAGGATGTCACCCTCCACTTACAATCCCCAACGCGAATCACACTGGTGGAGACATAGCTCGATTTTCTCCTGGAATGTCAATCCTGTACACCTGTAACCAAGGCTACTTGCTGGTGGGAGAGGCACTCCTTCTCTGTACACATGAAGGAACCTGGAGCCAACCTGCCCCTTATTGTAAAG GGGTAAACTGTAGCTCCCCAGAGCATATGAATGGAATCCAGAAGGGGCTGGAGCCTGGGAAAATGTATCAGTATGGCGCAATCGTCACTTTGGAGTGTGAAGATGGGTATACCCTGGAAGGCAGTCCCCAGAGCCAGTGCCAGGACAATCACGGATGGAACCCTCCCCTGGCTGTTTGCAAATCACCAA GTTCATttgctcctcttcttttttgtg GTCTTTCTGCAGGTTTAGTATTGCTTATCTTCTTGATCAGTGTCTCCTTATGCATGATACTCAAACACAGAGAACG caATTATTATACAAATACAAATCTTAAAGAAGATCTTCGTTTAGAAACACAAGAAGTATATTCTATTGATCCATACAACCCAGCAAGCTAA
- the LOC131404745 gene encoding complement receptor type 2-like isoform X8 → MRVLWNNKFPVCERIFCDPPPPIKNGWSSYLSGPIPLDTVVRYSCASVFRLIGERNIFCRSKDQVKGVWDKAAPTCEYYNKHTVCSEPIVPGGYRNKMSKPPYRHGDSVTFTCNFNFTMKGNKSVWCQANKTWGPTPLPTCESDFPLECPSLPMIANGHHTGENVGPFVPGLSVTYSCEPGYLLVGQKTIRCLSSGYWSAGIPRCKEAQCKPPGPLPNGQIKGPPRFRVGVTVNFSCNEGYRLQGQPFSQCVIVGQVASWTKIPVCKEILCPAPPPIVNGRHTGSSSGNVPYGSTVTYTCDPDPEKGVNFILIGKHSIRCTTNSEKTGTWSGPAPRCELSVSAVQCLPPQILRGQILSEQKDQYSYNDTVVFACEFGFTMKGSKRIRCNAQGTWEPSAPVCEKECQAPPKILNGRKEDRQLIRFDPGTSIKYSCDPGYVLVGEQSIRCTSDGVWTPTAPKCKVAECKPIGKQLFIKPQDQFIRPDVNSSCDEGYRLGESVYQLCQGMVPWFMEIRLCKEITCPPPPVINNGIHTGSSSEGFLYGTTVTYTCNPGPERGVKFNLIGESTIRCTSNDQKRGIWSGPAPLCKLSLPAVQCSDAHVANGYKVSGKEAPYFYNDSVTFKCDKGFTLKGSSQIRCKANNTWDPEVPVCEKGCQPPSGLHHGRHTGGNRVLFVSGMAVDYTCDPGYLLVGNKSIHCLSSGNWSPSAPRCEEAPCQSVREDLQELPVDWHVVQVNTSCQDGYQLTGHAYRKCEDAENGVWYQKIPLCKVIQCQPPPVIDNGRHTGVMEEHFLYGKEVSYTCDQGFYLLGEKSIQCISDSKGHGTWSGPPPQCLKSSPVTHCPNPEVRHGYKLNKTHSSYSHNDIVYIACNPGFIMNGSHSIRCHTNNKWVPGIPTCIKKAFLGCHPPLTIPNANHTGGDIARFSPGMSILYTCNQGYLLVGEALLLCTHEGTWSQPAPYCKGVNCSSPEHMNGIQKGLEPGKMYQYGAIVTLECEDGYTLEGSPQSQCQDNHGWNPPLAVCKSPSSFAPLLFCGLSAGLVLLIFLISVSLCMILKHRERNYYTNTNLKEDLRLETQEVYSIDPYNPAS, encoded by the exons ATGAGAGTACTCTGGAACAATAAGTTTCCTGTCTGTGAAC GGATTTTTTGTGACCCTCCTCCTCCTATCAAAAATGGTTGGAGTAGTTACCTTTCTGGCCCCATACCTCTTGACACTGTGGTAAGGTACAGTTGTGCAAGTGTCTTCCGCCTCAttggagaaagaaatattttttgtagAAGTAAAGACCAAGTGAAAGGAGTCTGGGATAAAGCTGCTCCTACATGTGAATATTACAATAAACATACTGTTTGCTCTGAGCCCATAGTACCAGGGggatacagaaataaaatgtctaaACCACCATACAGACACGGTGATTCTGTGACATTTACCTGTAATTTCAACTTCACCATGAAAGGAAACAAATCTGTTTGGTGCCAAGCAAATAAAACGTGGGGTCCGACGCCACTACCAACCTGTGAGAGTG attTCCCCCTGGAGTGTCCATCACTTCCCATGATCGCCAATGGACATCACACAGGGGAGAATGTTGGCCCCTTTGTCCCAGGATTGTCTGTGACTTACAGCTGTGAACCTGGCTACTTGCTTGTTGGACAGAAGACGATTAGATGTCTGTCTTCAGGATACTGGAGTGCTGGTATTCCCAGATGTAAAG AGGCACAGTGTAAACCTCCAGGACCACTTCCCAATGGGCAGATAAAGGGGCCTCCAAGGTTTCGGGTTGGCGTAACTGTaaacttttcctgtaatgaaGG GTATCGATTACAAGGCCAACCGTTTAGTCAGTGCGTAATTGTGGGACAGGTCGCTTCATGGACCAAGATACCAGTATGTAAAG AAATTCTTTGCCCAGCACCTCCTCCTATTGTCAATGGAAGACATACAGGCAGCTCTTCAGGGAACGTTCCATATGGAAGCACAGTCACTTACACTTGTGACCCGGACCCAGAGAAGGGAGTGAACTTCATCCTTATTGGGAAGCACAGTATCCGTTGTACCACTAATAGTGAGAAGACTGGGACCTGGAGTGGCCCTGCCCCACGCTGTGAACTTTCTGTTTCTGCGGTTCAGTGTCTACCTCCCCAGATCCTAAGAGGCCAAATATTATCTGAGCAGAAAGATCAATATTCCTATAATGACACTGTGGTATTTGCTTGTGAGTTTGGCTTCACCATGAAGGGCAGCAAGAGAATCCGATGTAATGCTCAAGGCACGTGGGAGCCATCAGCACCAGTCTGTGAAAAGG aGTGCCAAGCCCCTCCTAAAATCCTCAATGGGCGAAAGGAAGATAGACAACTGATTCGCTTTGACCCTGGAACATCCATCAAGTATAGCTGTGACCCTGGCTATGTGCTGGTGGGAGAACAATCCATACGTTGTACCTCTGACGGGGTGTGGACACCCACTGCCCCCAAATGCAAAG TGGCAGAGTGTAAACCTATAGGAAAACAACTCTTTATAAAACCCCAGGATCAATTTATCAGACCAGATGTTAACTCTTCTTGTGATGAAGG GTACCGGTTAGGTGAGAGTGTTTATCAGCTGTGTCAAGGCATGGTTCCTTGGTTTATGGAGATTCGTCTTTGTAAAG AAATCACCTGCCCACCACCTCCTGTTATAAACAATGGGATACACACAGGGAGTTCCTCAGAAGGTTTTCTATATGGAACCACAGTCACTTACACATGTAACCCTGGGCCAGAGAGAGGAGTGAAATTCAACCTCATTGGAGAGAGCACCATCCGTTGTACAAGTAACGATCAAAAGAGGGGCATCTGGAGTGGCCCTGCTCCTCTCTGTAAACTTTCCCTCCCTGCTGTTCAGTGCTCAGATGCCCATGTTGCAAATGGATACAAGGTATCTGGCAAGGAAGCCCCATATTTCTACAACGACAGTGTGACATTCAAATGTGATAAAGGATTTACTTTGAAGGGCAGCAGTCAGATTCGTTGCAAAGCCAATAACACCTGGGATCCTGAAGTACCAGTTTGTGAAAAAG GCTGCCAGCCACCTTCTGGGCTCCACCATGGTCGCCATACAGGTGGAAATAGGGTGCTCTTTGTCTCTGGGATGGCTGTAGACTACACCTGTGACCCTGGCTACTTACTTGTGGGAAACAAATCCATTCACTGTTTGTCTTCAGGAAATTGGAGTCCTTCTGCCCCTCGGTGTGAAG AAGCACCATGCCAGTCTGTGAGAGAAGATCTTCAAGAGCTTCCAGTTGATTGGCACGTGGTACAAGTTAATACATCCTGTCAAGATGG GTACCAGTTGACTGGACATGCTTATCGGAAGTGTGAAGATGCTGAAAATGGGGTTTGGTACCAAAAGATTCCACTTTGTaaag TTATTCAGTGTCAACCTCCACCAGTGATTGATAATGGGAGGCACACAGGTGTGATGGAAGAACATTTTCTATATGGAAAGGAAGTCTCTTATACATGTGACCAAGGATTCTATCTTCTGGGAGAGAAAAGTATACAATGCATAAGTGATTCTAAAGGACATGGAACTTGGAGTGGACCTCCCCCACAGTGCTTAAAATCTTCTCCTGTGACTCACTGCCCTAACCCGGAAGTCAGACATGGATACAAGCTAAATAAAACTCATTCTTCATATTCCCACAATGACATAGTATACATTGCCTGCAACCCTGGCTTCATCATGAATGGCAGTCATTCGATTAGGTGTCATACCAATAACAAATGGGTGCCAGGTATACCAACTTGTATCAAAAAGG CCTTCTTAGGATGTCACCCTCCACTTACAATCCCCAACGCGAATCACACTGGTGGAGACATAGCTCGATTTTCTCCTGGAATGTCAATCCTGTACACCTGTAACCAAGGCTACTTGCTGGTGGGAGAGGCACTCCTTCTCTGTACACATGAAGGAACCTGGAGCCAACCTGCCCCTTATTGTAAAG GGGTAAACTGTAGCTCCCCAGAGCATATGAATGGAATCCAGAAGGGGCTGGAGCCTGGGAAAATGTATCAGTATGGCGCAATCGTCACTTTGGAGTGTGAAGATGGGTATACCCTGGAAGGCAGTCCCCAGAGCCAGTGCCAGGACAATCACGGATGGAACCCTCCCCTGGCTGTTTGCAAATCACCAA GTTCATttgctcctcttcttttttgtg GTCTTTCTGCAGGTTTAGTATTGCTTATCTTCTTGATCAGTGTCTCCTTATGCATGATACTCAAACACAGAGAACG caATTATTATACAAATACAAATCTTAAAGAAGATCTTCGTTTAGAAACACAAGAAGTATATTCTATTGATCCATACAACCCAGCAAGCTAA
- the LOC131404745 gene encoding complement receptor type 2-like isoform X4: protein MPFCEIIACEPPPAISNGDFYSSSREDFYYGMVVTYQCHVGQNGKKLFDLVGEPSIYCTSKDNRVGIWSSPPPQCITLVKCPVPEVENGIMESGFRRSFSLNDTVMFKCKPGFTMKGSNTVWCQPNSKWNPPLPVCFKGCLPPPHIHHGNYNKMDKKFFQIGQEVSYSCEPGYTLIGTNTMQCTSLGTWSHRAPRCEVKSCDAIPNQLLNGRVVAPPNLQLGAEVSFVCDKGYRLNGKSSSQCVSEGMRVLWNNKFPVCERIFCDPPPPIKNGWSSYLSGPIPLDTVVRYSCASVFRLIGERNIFCRSKDQVKGVWDKAAPTCEYYNKHTVCSEPIVPGGYRNKMSKPPYRHGDSVTFTCNFNFTMKGNKSVWCQANKTWGPTPLPTCESDFPLECPSLPMIANGHHTGENVGPFVPGLSVTYSCEPGYLLVGQKTIRCLSSGYWSAGIPRCKEAQCKPPGPLPNGQIKGPPRFRVGVTVNFSCNEGYRLQGQPFSQCVIVGQVASWTKIPVCKEILCPAPPPIVNGRHTGSSSGNVPYGSTVTYTCDPDPEKGVNFILIGKHSIRCTTNSEKTGTWSGPAPRCELSVSAVQCLPPQILRGQILSEQKDQYSYNDTVVFACEFGFTMKGSKRIRCNAQGTWEPSAPVCEKECQAPPKILNGRKEDRQLIRFDPGTSIKYSCDPGYVLVGEQSIRCTSDGVWTPTAPKCKVAECKPIGKQLFIKPQDQFIRPDVNSSCDEGYRLGESVYQLCQGMVPWFMEIRLCKEITCPPPPVINNGIHTGSSSEGFLYGTTVTYTCNPGPERGVKFNLIGESTIRCTSNDQKRGIWSGPAPLCKLSLPAVQCSDAHVANGYKVSGKEAPYFYNDSVTFKCDKGFTLKGSSQIRCKANNTWDPEVPVCEKGCQPPSGLHHGRHTGGNRVLFVSGMAVDYTCDPGYLLVGNKSIHCLSSGNWSPSAPRCEEAPCQSVREDLQELPVDWHVVQVNTSCQDGYQLTGHAYRKCEDAENGVWYQKIPLCKVIQCQPPPVIDNGRHTGVMEEHFLYGKEVSYTCDQGFYLLGEKSIQCISDSKGHGTWSGPPPQCLKSSPVTHCPNPEVRHGYKLNKTHSSYSHNDIVYIACNPGFIMNGSHSIRCHTNNKWVPGIPTCIKKAFLGCHPPLTIPNANHTGGDIARFSPGMSILYTCNQGYLLVGEALLLCTHEGTWSQPAPYCKGVNCSSPEHMNGIQKGLEPGKMYQYGAIVTLECEDGYTLEGSPQSQCQDNHGWNPPLAVCKSPSSFAPLLFCGLSAGLVLLIFLISVSLCMILKHRERNYYTNTNLKEDLRLETQEVYSIDPYNPAS, encoded by the exons ATGCCTTTTTGTGAAA TTATTGCTTGTGAGCCACCCCCAGCCATCTCCAATGGGGACTTTTACAGCAGCAGTAGAGAGGACTTTTACTATGGAATGGTGGTGACTTATCAGTGCCATGTTGGACAGAATGGGAAAAAGCTGTTTGACCTCGTGGGTGAGCCATCAATATACTGCACCAGCAAAGACAATCGTGTTGGCATCTGGAGCAGCCCTCCCCCTCAGTGTATTACTCTAGTCAAATGCCCAGTTCCAGAGGTTGAAAATGGAATTATGGAATCTGGATTTAGACGTTCATTTTCCTTAAATGATACTGTGATGTTTAAGTGTAAGCCTGGCTTTACCATGAAAGGCAGCAACACAGTATGGTGCCAACCAAACAGCAAATGGAATCCTCCACTGCCAGTGTGCTTCAAGG GGTGTCTGCCACCTCCACATATCCACCATGGTAATTATAACAAAATGGATAAGAAATTCTTTCAAATTGGACAGGAAGTGTCCTACAGCTGTGAGCCTGGCTACACTCTCATTGGAACTAACACTATGCAGTGTACATCCTTGGGAACCTGGAGCCATAGAGCCCCCAGATGTGAAG TGAAATCATGCGATGCCATTCCAAACCAACTTCTCAACGGCCGTGTGGTGGCTCCTCCTAATCTCCAGCTTGGGGCAGAGGTTTCATTTGTTTGTGATAAGGG GTACCGGTTAAATGGCAAATCTTCTAGTCAGTGTGTCTCAGAAGGAATGAGAGTACTCTGGAACAATAAGTTTCCTGTCTGTGAAC GGATTTTTTGTGACCCTCCTCCTCCTATCAAAAATGGTTGGAGTAGTTACCTTTCTGGCCCCATACCTCTTGACACTGTGGTAAGGTACAGTTGTGCAAGTGTCTTCCGCCTCAttggagaaagaaatattttttgtagAAGTAAAGACCAAGTGAAAGGAGTCTGGGATAAAGCTGCTCCTACATGTGAATATTACAATAAACATACTGTTTGCTCTGAGCCCATAGTACCAGGGggatacagaaataaaatgtctaaACCACCATACAGACACGGTGATTCTGTGACATTTACCTGTAATTTCAACTTCACCATGAAAGGAAACAAATCTGTTTGGTGCCAAGCAAATAAAACGTGGGGTCCGACGCCACTACCAACCTGTGAGAGTG attTCCCCCTGGAGTGTCCATCACTTCCCATGATCGCCAATGGACATCACACAGGGGAGAATGTTGGCCCCTTTGTCCCAGGATTGTCTGTGACTTACAGCTGTGAACCTGGCTACTTGCTTGTTGGACAGAAGACGATTAGATGTCTGTCTTCAGGATACTGGAGTGCTGGTATTCCCAGATGTAAAG AGGCACAGTGTAAACCTCCAGGACCACTTCCCAATGGGCAGATAAAGGGGCCTCCAAGGTTTCGGGTTGGCGTAACTGTaaacttttcctgtaatgaaGG GTATCGATTACAAGGCCAACCGTTTAGTCAGTGCGTAATTGTGGGACAGGTCGCTTCATGGACCAAGATACCAGTATGTAAAG AAATTCTTTGCCCAGCACCTCCTCCTATTGTCAATGGAAGACATACAGGCAGCTCTTCAGGGAACGTTCCATATGGAAGCACAGTCACTTACACTTGTGACCCGGACCCAGAGAAGGGAGTGAACTTCATCCTTATTGGGAAGCACAGTATCCGTTGTACCACTAATAGTGAGAAGACTGGGACCTGGAGTGGCCCTGCCCCACGCTGTGAACTTTCTGTTTCTGCGGTTCAGTGTCTACCTCCCCAGATCCTAAGAGGCCAAATATTATCTGAGCAGAAAGATCAATATTCCTATAATGACACTGTGGTATTTGCTTGTGAGTTTGGCTTCACCATGAAGGGCAGCAAGAGAATCCGATGTAATGCTCAAGGCACGTGGGAGCCATCAGCACCAGTCTGTGAAAAGG aGTGCCAAGCCCCTCCTAAAATCCTCAATGGGCGAAAGGAAGATAGACAACTGATTCGCTTTGACCCTGGAACATCCATCAAGTATAGCTGTGACCCTGGCTATGTGCTGGTGGGAGAACAATCCATACGTTGTACCTCTGACGGGGTGTGGACACCCACTGCCCCCAAATGCAAAG TGGCAGAGTGTAAACCTATAGGAAAACAACTCTTTATAAAACCCCAGGATCAATTTATCAGACCAGATGTTAACTCTTCTTGTGATGAAGG GTACCGGTTAGGTGAGAGTGTTTATCAGCTGTGTCAAGGCATGGTTCCTTGGTTTATGGAGATTCGTCTTTGTAAAG AAATCACCTGCCCACCACCTCCTGTTATAAACAATGGGATACACACAGGGAGTTCCTCAGAAGGTTTTCTATATGGAACCACAGTCACTTACACATGTAACCCTGGGCCAGAGAGAGGAGTGAAATTCAACCTCATTGGAGAGAGCACCATCCGTTGTACAAGTAACGATCAAAAGAGGGGCATCTGGAGTGGCCCTGCTCCTCTCTGTAAACTTTCCCTCCCTGCTGTTCAGTGCTCAGATGCCCATGTTGCAAATGGATACAAGGTATCTGGCAAGGAAGCCCCATATTTCTACAACGACAGTGTGACATTCAAATGTGATAAAGGATTTACTTTGAAGGGCAGCAGTCAGATTCGTTGCAAAGCCAATAACACCTGGGATCCTGAAGTACCAGTTTGTGAAAAAG GCTGCCAGCCACCTTCTGGGCTCCACCATGGTCGCCATACAGGTGGAAATAGGGTGCTCTTTGTCTCTGGGATGGCTGTAGACTACACCTGTGACCCTGGCTACTTACTTGTGGGAAACAAATCCATTCACTGTTTGTCTTCAGGAAATTGGAGTCCTTCTGCCCCTCGGTGTGAAG AAGCACCATGCCAGTCTGTGAGAGAAGATCTTCAAGAGCTTCCAGTTGATTGGCACGTGGTACAAGTTAATACATCCTGTCAAGATGG GTACCAGTTGACTGGACATGCTTATCGGAAGTGTGAAGATGCTGAAAATGGGGTTTGGTACCAAAAGATTCCACTTTGTaaag TTATTCAGTGTCAACCTCCACCAGTGATTGATAATGGGAGGCACACAGGTGTGATGGAAGAACATTTTCTATATGGAAAGGAAGTCTCTTATACATGTGACCAAGGATTCTATCTTCTGGGAGAGAAAAGTATACAATGCATAAGTGATTCTAAAGGACATGGAACTTGGAGTGGACCTCCCCCACAGTGCTTAAAATCTTCTCCTGTGACTCACTGCCCTAACCCGGAAGTCAGACATGGATACAAGCTAAATAAAACTCATTCTTCATATTCCCACAATGACATAGTATACATTGCCTGCAACCCTGGCTTCATCATGAATGGCAGTCATTCGATTAGGTGTCATACCAATAACAAATGGGTGCCAGGTATACCAACTTGTATCAAAAAGG CCTTCTTAGGATGTCACCCTCCACTTACAATCCCCAACGCGAATCACACTGGTGGAGACATAGCTCGATTTTCTCCTGGAATGTCAATCCTGTACACCTGTAACCAAGGCTACTTGCTGGTGGGAGAGGCACTCCTTCTCTGTACACATGAAGGAACCTGGAGCCAACCTGCCCCTTATTGTAAAG GGGTAAACTGTAGCTCCCCAGAGCATATGAATGGAATCCAGAAGGGGCTGGAGCCTGGGAAAATGTATCAGTATGGCGCAATCGTCACTTTGGAGTGTGAAGATGGGTATACCCTGGAAGGCAGTCCCCAGAGCCAGTGCCAGGACAATCACGGATGGAACCCTCCCCTGGCTGTTTGCAAATCACCAA GTTCATttgctcctcttcttttttgtg GTCTTTCTGCAGGTTTAGTATTGCTTATCTTCTTGATCAGTGTCTCCTTATGCATGATACTCAAACACAGAGAACG caATTATTATACAAATACAAATCTTAAAGAAGATCTTCGTTTAGAAACACAAGAAGTATATTCTATTGATCCATACAACCCAGCAAGCTAA